The Agelaius phoeniceus isolate bAgePho1 chromosome 34, bAgePho1.hap1, whole genome shotgun sequence genome includes a window with the following:
- the LOC143696408 gene encoding serine/threonine-protein kinase pim-1-like codes for MTDRLRWTAHEALQERYRLGSLLGRGGFGSVFAATRLSDGAPVAIKRVPRNRVRHWGELPDGSRAPLEIVLQAKVSTGFPGVVQLLEWFELPNHIVMVLERPERCQDLQRVIRARRFLPEEVARELFRQVLEAVWHCTSCGVLHRDIKPENIVLDLATGQAKLIDFGCGTYLQETAYTHFAGTPSYSPPEWTHFGWYHGEAATIWSLGILLHQMVCGEHPFRRGRNLSWGQLPLPQGLSQGN; via the exons atgacagacagactgagat ggacggcgcacgaggccctgcaggagcgctaccgcctgggttcgctgctggggcgcggaggattcggcagcgtcttcgcggccacgcggctctcggacggcgccccg gtggccatcaagagggtgccacggaaccgcgtgcggcactggggcgagctg cccgacggcagcagggccccgctggagatcgtgctgcaggccaaggtgtccactggcttccccggcgtggtgcagctcctggagtggttcgagctgcccaaccacatcgtCATGGTtctggagcggccagagcggtgtcaggacctgcagcgtgTCATTCgggcacggcggttcctgcccgaggaggtggcgcgggagctgttccgccaggtgctggaggccgtgtggcactgcaccagctgcggggtcctgcaccgcgacatAAAACCCGAGAACATCGTGCTTGACCTGGCCACCGGGCAGGCCAAACTgattgactttggctgtggcacctacctgcaagagacagcctacacccactttgcag gaacaccatcctacagccccccggaatggacccactttggctggtaccatggcgaggcagcaacgatctggtccctgggcatcctgctgcaccagatggtctgcggggagcaccctttcaggaggggccggaacctcagctggggccagctcccgctgccacaagggctctctcaag ggaattga